In Leptodesmis sichuanensis A121, the following are encoded in one genomic region:
- a CDS encoding DUF6737 family protein: protein MSNHQSINPWNYKPWWCQPWSILLTGNGLIAGSWWLGHRLWFTALVALPILIWMGFFLLLWPRLVQQAWTELARGAEQEMGE, encoded by the coding sequence ATGTCTAATCACCAATCCATCAATCCCTGGAACTATAAACCCTGGTGGTGCCAACCCTGGTCAATTCTGCTCACTGGAAATGGGTTGATCGCAGGCAGTTGGTGGTTAGGGCATCGCCTCTGGTTCACGGCTTTGGTTGCGCTGCCGATTCTGATCTGGATGGGATTTTTCTTGCTGCTGTGGCCGAGGTTGGTGCAGCAAGCCTGGACAGAATTGGCAAGAGGTGCGGA
- the pedR gene encoding photosynthetic electron transport-dependent transcriptional regulator PedR — protein sequence MASGESQVQGSLSERELQVIELVAAGLTNQEIAEKLEISKRTVDNHISNILTKTETENRVALVRWALQWGKVCIDNVNCCPLPEPSNGNGSMPAS from the coding sequence ATGGCTAGTGGCGAATCTCAGGTGCAGGGTTCTCTGTCAGAGCGGGAACTGCAGGTGATTGAACTGGTGGCCGCTGGCTTAACGAACCAGGAAATTGCCGAAAAACTGGAAATTAGCAAGCGTACGGTTGATAATCACATCAGCAACATTCTGACCAAAACGGAGACTGAAAATCGGGTAGCTCTGGTTCGTTGGGCACTTCAGTGGGGCAAAGTTTGTATTGACAATGTTAACTGTTGTCCCTTACCAGAACCCAGCAATGGAAATGGCAGTATGCCTGCATCTTAA
- the hisS gene encoding histidine--tRNA ligase, producing the protein MGLIQALRGTRDILPDEIRYWQQVESVVRVIFDRATYQEVRTPIFEQTALFERSIGEATDIVGKEMYTFKDRGDRSITLRPEGTAGVVRAFIEHSLAAQGSVQRLWYGGPMFRYERPQAGRYRQFHQIGVEVLGSPSPRADVEVIALLNDILQNLGFKTLELNLNSIGTLSDRQQYREALISYLTPYKQELDADSQDRLTRNPLRILDSKDERTQVILKEAPDILEHLSPDSQARFDQVQQLLSDLGISYVINTRLVRGLDYYTHTVFEIMSADLGAQATVGAGGRYDGLVSELGGPDTPAVGWAIGLERLILLLQQLQALPHPTIDFYLVSRGSRAEAQSLVIAQTLRQQGFTVEMDLSGSAFGKQFKRADRSGAAACLILGDEEAASQTVQLKWLTTGEQEAIAQTDLPSVANKLRDQIQRLRANH; encoded by the coding sequence ATGGGTTTGATTCAAGCACTGCGTGGAACACGGGATATTCTGCCCGATGAAATTCGCTACTGGCAACAGGTAGAATCTGTCGTCCGCGTGATTTTCGATCGCGCCACCTATCAGGAAGTTCGTACCCCCATTTTTGAGCAAACCGCCTTGTTTGAGCGGAGCATTGGAGAAGCCACAGATATTGTGGGTAAGGAAATGTATACCTTTAAGGATCGGGGCGATCGCTCGATTACCCTGCGTCCAGAAGGTACGGCAGGCGTAGTGCGAGCCTTTATTGAACACAGTCTGGCAGCCCAGGGAAGTGTACAACGGCTCTGGTATGGTGGCCCCATGTTTCGTTACGAACGGCCCCAGGCAGGACGCTATCGCCAGTTTCATCAGATTGGGGTCGAGGTGTTGGGCAGTCCATCTCCCCGCGCCGATGTGGAAGTGATTGCTCTCTTGAATGATATTCTGCAAAACCTGGGCTTCAAAACCCTGGAACTGAACCTGAATTCAATCGGTACGTTGAGCGATCGCCAGCAGTATCGGGAAGCGTTAATTTCTTATCTCACTCCTTACAAGCAGGAATTGGATGCAGACTCTCAGGATCGCCTGACTCGGAACCCCTTGAGAATTCTGGATAGTAAAGACGAGCGCACCCAGGTCATTCTTAAAGAAGCTCCCGACATTCTGGAGCACCTCAGTCCCGATTCTCAGGCCCGGTTTGATCAGGTACAGCAGTTATTGAGTGATCTGGGAATCTCCTACGTCATCAATACTCGCCTGGTACGGGGTCTGGACTACTATACCCACACTGTGTTTGAAATTATGTCAGCCGATCTGGGGGCACAGGCAACAGTCGGAGCTGGAGGACGCTACGATGGCCTGGTGAGTGAACTGGGCGGCCCTGATACTCCGGCGGTGGGATGGGCGATCGGCCTTGAACGATTGATTCTGTTACTGCAACAACTGCAAGCTTTACCGCACCCGACCATTGACTTTTATCTGGTTTCCAGAGGATCACGAGCAGAAGCCCAGTCTCTAGTTATCGCTCAAACTCTGCGTCAACAGGGCTTTACCGTTGAAATGGATTTGAGCGGTAGTGCGTTTGGCAAACAATTTAAGCGAGCCGATCGCAGTGGAGCCGCCGCCTGTTTAATTCTGGGAGATGAGGAGGCCGCATCCCAAACAGTACAACTCAAGTGGTTGACGACTGGAGAACAGGAAGCGATCGCCCAAACCGATCTACCGTCCGTGGCTAATAAACTGCGAGATCAAATTCAGCGCTTGAGAGCGAACCATTAA
- a CDS encoding photosystem I reaction center protein subunit XI → MSDLIKPYNDDPFTGNLSTPISDSGFTRAFISNLPAYRKGLSPLLRGLEVGLAHGYFIIGPWVKLGPLRDSEHAALGGLISGIALILIATACLSAYGLVRFSDEKSTAAAQAQAASGPVGVSSSLETEEGWSQFAGGFFIGATGGAFTAYLLLVNFGVVDSIFRGLVN, encoded by the coding sequence ATGTCTGATCTGATCAAACCTTATAATGACGATCCGTTCACCGGGAATCTGTCTACTCCGATCAGCGATTCCGGCTTTACCAGAGCATTCATCAGCAATCTGCCTGCTTACCGCAAAGGGCTTTCTCCTCTGTTACGCGGGTTAGAAGTTGGTTTGGCCCACGGATACTTCATCATTGGTCCCTGGGTGAAACTGGGTCCCCTGCGTGATTCAGAACATGCGGCTCTGGGTGGATTAATTTCTGGTATTGCGCTCATTTTGATTGCAACAGCCTGCCTTTCTGCCTACGGTCTGGTTCGGTTCTCCGATGAAAAGAGCACGGCAGCCGCTCAAGCCCAGGCCGCTTCTGGTCCTGTAGGGGTCAGTAGCTCCCTGGAAACCGAAGAAGGCTGGAGCCAGTTTGCAGGCGGCTTCTTTATTGGGGCAACGGGCGGTGCATTCACAGCCTATCTGCTACTGGTCAACTTTGGAGTTGTTGATTCCATTTTCCGTGGATTGGTCAACTAA
- the rpoD gene encoding RNA polymerase sigma factor RpoD, producing MLVKEHEERGMTQANDVLELELLSNASDDLPDNELDFLIGDEDDDQDDVLGESSVEDDDGKAGKGRTSRRRTQAKKKHYTEDSIRLYLQEIGRIRLLRADEEIELARKIADLLELERIREGLQEQLERTPQDNEWANAVNMPLPAFRHRLHLGRRAKDKMVQSNLRLVVSIAKKYMNRGLSFQDLIQEGSLGLIRAAEKFDHEKGYKFSTYATWWIRQAITRAIADQSRTIRLPVHLYETISRIKKTTKLLSQEMGRKPTEEEIATRMEMTIEKLRFIAKSAQLPISLETPIGKEEDSRLGDFIESDGEMPEDQVAKNLLREDLENVLDTLSPRERDVLRLRYGLDDGRMKTLEEIGQIFNVTRERIRQIEAKALRKLRHPNRNSVLKEYIR from the coding sequence TTGTTAGTTAAGGAGCATGAGGAACGCGGCATGACCCAGGCCAATGACGTACTCGAACTTGAGTTGCTAAGTAACGCTTCCGACGATCTACCCGATAATGAGTTGGATTTTCTCATTGGAGACGAGGATGACGATCAGGATGATGTCTTAGGAGAGAGTTCTGTAGAAGATGACGATGGTAAAGCCGGTAAAGGCCGGACAAGCCGCCGTCGGACACAGGCGAAGAAGAAGCATTACACCGAAGACTCAATTCGCTTGTACCTGCAAGAAATTGGGCGAATCAGGCTGCTGCGTGCAGATGAGGAAATTGAACTGGCTCGTAAGATTGCCGATCTGTTGGAACTGGAACGGATCCGGGAAGGGCTGCAGGAGCAGTTAGAGCGTACTCCTCAAGATAACGAGTGGGCCAATGCGGTCAATATGCCTCTGCCTGCTTTTCGTCATCGCCTGCACTTGGGCAGACGGGCGAAGGATAAGATGGTGCAATCCAACTTGCGGTTGGTGGTATCGATTGCTAAGAAGTATATGAACCGGGGACTATCCTTCCAGGATTTGATTCAAGAGGGAAGTCTGGGGCTGATTCGGGCGGCTGAGAAGTTTGACCACGAAAAAGGGTACAAATTCTCTACCTACGCGACCTGGTGGATTCGGCAGGCGATCACGCGGGCGATCGCGGATCAATCCCGTACCATCCGGCTTCCGGTTCACCTCTACGAAACCATTTCCAGAATCAAGAAAACCACCAAGCTGCTGTCTCAAGAAATGGGACGCAAACCGACGGAAGAAGAAATCGCTACTCGCATGGAAATGACGATCGAAAAGTTGCGGTTTATTGCCAAGTCGGCTCAACTACCGATTTCGCTGGAAACGCCGATCGGGAAAGAAGAGGATTCTCGTTTGGGCGACTTTATTGAATCCGATGGCGAGATGCCGGAAGATCAGGTGGCCAAGAACCTGCTACGGGAAGATCTGGAAAATGTGCTGGATACGCTCAGCCCTCGTGAACGCGATGTTCTGCGCCTGCGCTATGGTCTGGATGATGGGCGCATGAAAACGCTGGAAGAAATCGGTCAAATTTTCAACGTGACTCGTGAGCGCATCCGTCAGATTGAAGCGAAAGCTCTGCGGAAGTTACGCCATCCCAATCGGAATAGCGTCCTCAAAGAGTACATTCGCTAA